Proteins encoded by one window of Lycium barbarum isolate Lr01 chromosome 11, ASM1917538v2, whole genome shotgun sequence:
- the LOC132620330 gene encoding 2,3-bisphosphoglycerate-independent phosphoglycerate mutase gives MGSSGDAWKLKDHPKLPKGKTVAVIVLDGWGEAKPNQYNAIAVADTPVMDSLKEGAPEKWRLIKAHGNAVGLPTEDDMGNSEVGHNALGAGRIFAQGAKLVDLALASGKIYEGEGFKYVKECFEKGTLHLIGLLSDGGVHSRLDQVQLLLKGAAEHGAKRIRVHCLTDGRDVLDGSSVGFMETLENDLAKLREQGVDARVASGGGRMYVTMDRYENDWEVVKRGWDAQVLGEAPHKFKDPVEAIKTLRKEPNASDQYLPPFVIVDDNGKAVGPVLDGDAVVTFNFRADRMTMLAKALEYEDFDKFDRVRVPKIHYAGMLQYDGELKLPSKYLVSPPEIDRTSGEYLVRNGVRTFACSETVKFGHVTFFWNGNRSGYFNEKLEEYVEIPSDSGITFNVKPKMKALEIAERTRDAILSGKFDQVRVNIPNGDMVGHTGDIEATIVACKAADEGVKMILDAVEQVGGIYVVTADHGNAEDMVKRNKKGEPALDKNGNIQILTSHTCEPVPIAIGGPGLAPGVRFRKDVPTGGLANVAATFMNLHGYEAPDDYEPTLIEVVDV, from the exons ATGGGTAGTTCAGGAGATGCATGGAAATTGAAGGACCACCCAAAGTTACCTAAAGGAAAGACAGTTGCTGTGATTGTTTTAGATGGTTGGGGTGAAGCTAAACCTAATCAATATAATGCTATTGCTGTTGCTGATACTCCTGTTATGGACTCCCTCAAAGAG GGTGCTCCTGAAAAGTGGAGATTGATTAAGGCACATGGGAATGCTGTGGGGCTACCCACAGAGGATGATATGGGTAACAGTGAAGTTGGTCACAATGCTCTTGGTGCTGGAAGGATCTTTGCTCAAGG TGCAAAGCTTGTTGACCTAGCCCTTGCCTCTGGGAAAATCTATGAAGGAGAAGGTTTCAAGTATGTTAAAGAATGTTTTGAGAAAGGAACTCTACACCTCATTGGTCTCCTGAGTGATGGGGGTGTCCACTCCAGGCTTGACCAAGTGCAG TTGTTGCTGAAAGGTGCTGCTGAGCATGGTGCCAAAAGAATTCGTGTCCATTGCCTTACTGACGGGCGTGATGTTCTGGATGGTTCTAGTGTGGGCTTCATGGAGACCCTTGAGAATGATCTTGCAAAATTACGTGAACAAGGTGTTGACGCCCGGGTTGCATCTGGTGGAGGTCGCATGTATGTTACCATGGATCGTTATGAG AATGACTGGGAAGTCGTAAAAAGAGGTTGGGATGCACAAGTTCTTGGTGAGGCTCCACACAAGTTTAAGGATCCTGTTGAAGCAATTAAGACGTTGAGGAAGGAACCCAATGCCAGTGATCAGTACTTACCCCCTtttgttattgttgatgataaTGGAAAGGCTGTTGGGCCTGTTTTGGACGGTGATGCTGTTGTGACTTTCAACTTCAGAGCTGATCGTATGACCATGCTTGCCAAGGCCCTTGAATACGAGGATTTTGATAAGTTTGATCGTGTACGAGTCCCTAAAATCCATTATGCTGGTATGCTCCAATATGATGGTGAGTTGAAGCTTCCAAGCAAATACCTTGTTTCTCCTCCAGAGATTGACAGGACATCTGGGGAGTATCTAGTGCGCAATGGTGTTCGGACTTTTGCTTGCAG TGAGACTGTTAAATTTGGTCATGTCACCTTCTTTTGGAATGGAAACCGCTCGGGGTATTTTAATGAGAAATTGGAAGAGTATGTGGAAATTCCAAGTGacagtgggatcacatttaatgTTAAGCCAAAGATGAAGGCGCTGGAGATTGCTGAAAGGACTAGGGATGCCATCCTTAGCGGCAAATTTGATCAG GTACGTGTGAACATACCTAATGGTGATATGGTGGGACATACTGGTGACATCGAAGCAACAATTGTAGCTTGCAAGGCTGCTGATGAAGGTGTCAAG ATGATCCTCGATGCTGTTGAACAAGTGGGTGGAATATATGTAGTTACTGCTGACCATGGAAATGCTGAAGATATGGTTAAGAGAAACAAGAAGGGAGAGCCGGCACTTGACAAGAATGGGAACATTCAGATTCTCACTTCTCACACTTGCGAACCT GTTCCTATTGCAATTGGCGGTCCTGGATTGGCACCCGGTGTGAGATTCCGCAAAGATGTCCCCACTGGTGGGCTTGCTAACGTGGCTGCAACCTTTATGAATCTGCATGGCTACGAGGCACCTGATGATTACGAGCCAACCTTGATCGAGGTTGTTGATGTCTAG